The sequence atttttcatttttcagtaCGATCATCATCTTCATTTCTTCCGTTTGTGTTTGCTAGTCCGATCATGATCTTTATGTTTTTGCTCTCTTCAGTGAAGCGTTGATTCACTGTGATAACGATCGTCTTTGTCTGTTATTGATTAATTGTGttaattagaattttttttttaattagaatatTGATTGGCTCTTAGTTGTTGAAACCTCTTAGCTTAATTGGGAAAGCATATAAGACTTAAATTTTGATCCTTTTGGTTTTGTATAGGTTGAAGTTATATAATTGAAGAGATGGAGAACAGAGGACAGAAACGAATGGAGGTTGTGGGGGAGCCACCTGCTGATAAGAGAGCTTGCAACTCACAAGACTTCACATCTGGCGCCTCCTCTGCTCAGGCTCAACAAGCCAATGGTAACACTGATGCTGACATGGACACTTCTTCCTCTGCCTCTCCTTCGAGTCGTTCAGATGGAGAACAAGacagggaggaggaggaggaggaggaatccGACTACGGATCATGCGATTCCGATGATGAGGATCCGAGGAGGAGGGTGCTTCAGCGGTATCAGAGGGGGAGATCAACAGGAGATCAGCTGAAACTGAAGTCTCTCGCGTCGAGGTTGAGTGAAGAAAACGATCCTTCTCTGCAGTTGACTGGTCTTACGGAGCTCTGTGAAGTGTTGTCTTTCTGTACTGAGGACTCTCTGTCCATTGTGATGGCTGACTTGCTCTCGCGTGTGCTTGTTAAGTTGGCTAAGCATGAGAGCAATGCAGATATCATGCTGCTCGCAATCAGAGCGGTTACTTACTTGTCTGATGTTTATCCGCGGTCGGTAGCGTTCCTTGTTAAACATGAGACCATTCCTGCTCTCTGCCAAAGACTACTGACGATTGAGTACTTGGATGTTGCTGAGCAGGTACTATATACTTCAAGAGAGATTGTTTTTATTAATGTTTCATACTAACTATTGACTTGGCCAGTGTTTGCAAGCACTTGAGAAGATATCCAGAGATCAGCCGGTAGCATGCTTGAACGCTGGAGCAATTATGGCAGTGCTTTCGtatatcgatttcttttcaacAAGCATACAGGTTTGCCATCTCAACAACGACTTGGTTTAGCTGGAATGGGTGACTTTATAAGACTTATCGATTTGAACATTGCATTTGCTTCAGAGAGTCGCAGTTTCTACTGTGGTGAATATATGTAGGAAGCTTCCACCTGAGCCTCCCTCGCCTGTCATGGATGCTGTTCCAGTATTATGCAATCTTCTTCAATATGAAGACCGACAGGTCAGAGTGATGATCAGTTATTGTCCTCTTATCTTTTCTTAACTGAAATAAATCCTCTTCTGCGAAATATTGATGGCATTATGTTCTGCTTGCAGTTGGTGGAGAGTGTCGCTATTTGCTTGACAAAAATAGCAGATCAAGTTAGCCAGTCGCCTGCTATGTTGGATCAACTATGTAGCCATGGACTTATCCATCAATCAACACATCTTTTAAACTTGAACAGCCGCACAACCCTATCTCAACCTGTTTACAACGTACGTgagatctcttcttcttttggaTCATCTTCCTTAGTATCTATTATAAATATAACATCATTGTACTTTGGCTTTGTGGCAGGGCGTGATTGGATTGCTAAGAAAACTATCTTCTGGTTCAACTTTAGCTTTCAGAACATTGTATGAGCTTAACATTGGCTACAGACTAAAAGAAATCATATCCACCTATGACATTTCTCATTCAGTTTCTTCTACACAGCCCATCCATCCATGCTCCAACCAGGTTTGAGTTCTTTTGTACTCAAATAgcgattttttttcttttcaaaatggCCATTTATCCATGTAGCTTTGGTAGAAGGAATGCAATGATAATGATCTTAATGTTGGTTGTGGAATCAACTTACTACTCAGGTGCATGAAGTCTTGAAGTTGGTGATTGAGCTTCTTCCAGCTTCACCTGTTGGGGATAATCAGCTGGCATTAGAAAAGGAAAGTTTTCTTGTCGATCAGCCTAATCTCTTGCAACAATTTGGAGCAGACATGCTTCCTGTTATGACTCAGGTTATTTCCTGACTTGTCAATTTAAATGCATGTACATATGAATTTTATGGTTTTCTCTTTGAAGAGTATGATGTATCCTGTGAGTTCTCTGTAGGTGCTAAAGTCTGGAGCTAGCGTTTATGTTTCTTATGGTTGCCTATCAGCAATTCACAAGCTGACTTGCTTAAGTAAGTCAGACGATCTTGTCGAGTTACTGAACAATGCTAACATTTCAAGGTACATTGTTTTGTAATCTGTTGAGAACTCATTAATCCGATTGTTATCTAGCTAATGATAGTGCGTTTCATGGTGGTGCAGTGTTTTGGCGGGCATTTTTTCAAGGAAAGATCATCATGTGGTCGTTGTTGCACTACAGATTGCTGAAGTGCTTCTTGAGAAATACAGAGATGCTTTTTTGAATTCCTTTATAAAAGAGGGTGTTTTTTTCGCAATCGCAGCACTCCTAACTTCTGATAGGGGACAACAGATCAATCCAGTATCCGGTTTCATTCAAGGATCTGTTCCGAAAGAGATTGTGAAATGCTTGTGCCAGTCTTTTGAAGGATCAGTTTCCTCTTCTTCACAAACTTGCAAGGTTGGAAATGATTCTGTCTACATCCTCGCAACACGTATCAAGGAGAGTTTCTTTGGACCTGAGGTATTCGACTCTCAGAAAGGCTTGACGGATGTCCTCCAGAACCTCAAGAATCTGTCGGCAGAACTCAACGATTTGGTGACTGTACCTGTCGATGCGCATGTCCTGCATGGTGAGAGGTTCTTCTCAATATGGAATCAAATCATGGCAAGGCTGAAAGAGAGGGAATCTGTGTCCACTTTTGAATTTACTGAGAGTGGAGTTGTGAAGGCTCTGGCAAATTATCTGTCTAATGGACTCTACGAAAGGAAACTTAACAAAGGCGATCCTGAATGTGATAGTTTACCACTTGTTGGTAACAGATTTGAAGTGTTCACAAGACTACTTTGGTCTGATGGCGAGGCAACTCCGTCCGCTTTAATACAGAAGCTCCAAAATTCCTTATCTTCTTTAGAAAACTACCCAATTGTCCTGAGCCAGTTTTTGAAGCAAAGGAACTGTTTCGCTGCTATTCCAAATGGACGTTGCATAAGTTATCCAGTCCTAAGAGTTCGTTTTGCTAAAGCAGAGGGGGAGACTTGTCTGCGTGATTACTCTCCAAACTTTGTCACCGTTGACCCACTTTGCTACTTGGACGCTGTTAGTCAGTGCCTGTGGCCCCAAGTG comes from Brassica rapa cultivar Chiifu-401-42 chromosome A02, CAAS_Brap_v3.01, whole genome shotgun sequence and encodes:
- the LOC103850463 gene encoding E3 ubiquitin-protein ligase UPL4 isoform X1; translation: MENRGQKRMEVVGEPPADKRACNSQDFTSGASSAQAQQANGNTDADMDTSSSASPSSRSDGEQDREEEEEEESDYGSCDSDDEDPRRRVLQRYQRGRSTGDQLKLKSLASRLSEENDPSLQLTGLTELCEVLSFCTEDSLSIVMADLLSRVLVKLAKHESNADIMLLAIRAVTYLSDVYPRSVAFLVKHETIPALCQRLLTIEYLDVAEQCLQALEKISRDQPVACLNAGAIMAVLSYIDFFSTSIQRVAVSTVVNICRKLPPEPPSPVMDAVPVLCNLLQYEDRQLVESVAICLTKIADQVSQSPAMLDQLCSHGLIHQSTHLLNLNSRTTLSQPVYNGVIGLLRKLSSGSTLAFRTLYELNIGYRLKEIISTYDISHSVSSTQPIHPCSNQVHEVLKLVIELLPASPVGDNQLALEKESFLVDQPNLLQQFGADMLPVMTQVLKSGASVYVSYGCLSAIHKLTCLSKSDDLVELLNNANISSVLAGIFSRKDHHVVVVALQIAEVLLEKYRDAFLNSFIKEGVFFAIAALLTSDRGQQINPVSGFIQGSVPKEIVKCLCQSFEGSVSSSSQTCKVGNDSVYILATRIKESFFGPEVFDSQKGLTDVLQNLKNLSAELNDLVTVPVDAHVLHGERFFSIWNQIMARLKERESVSTFEFTESGVVKALANYLSNGLYERKLNKGDPECDSLPLVGNRFEVFTRLLWSDGEATPSALIQKLQNSLSSLENYPIVLSQFLKQRNCFAAIPNGRCISYPVLRVRFAKAEGETCLRDYSPNFVTVDPLCYLDAVSQCLWPQVNLEPLNSVEAKDQAIECQSSQLQSTSISCQGESSSHMEIDCPNASQLQGSQEEEDQYHLIDSGEENSSSSKEEDVRPRLLFRLEGLELDPSLTVYQAILSHKLKSENETTNDSKLSGHHTITYERAPQLAVSHENLFPLRSMDNDEHHPFLSYLFAHRLGLRHKGTSPPEYAILFLLKSLEGMNRFLFQLICHERINAFGEGRLESLDDLTVQVRPVPYAEFVSSKLTEKLEQQLRDSFAVSPCGLPPWFNDLMASCPFLFSFEVKSKYFRLAAFGPQQVHNQPQHLGSSNVHGSLPRKKFLACREKILESAAKMMELHGTQKVAVEVAYSEEVGTGLGPTLEFYTLVSRAFQNPDLGMWRSDPSSLAGKPMVPPSGLFPRPWSATSAAFPGVLQKFVLLGTVVAKALQDGRVLDIPFSKTFYKLILGQELSSFDIHFVDPELCKTLVELQALARRRKVISESQSDVRAAKCDLSFRGTKIEDLCLDFSLPGYTDYVLSPRFANDMVNLGNLEEYVKAIVNATVCNGIKKQVEAFRSGFNKVFPIEHLKIFNEEELETLLCGERDLFNMNEVLDHIKFDHGYTSSSPPVQNLLEILHEFHKEQQRAFLQFVTGCPRLPPGGLASLSPKLTIVRKHGSDSSETDLPSVMTCANYLKLPPYSSKEKMKEKLIYAITEGQGSFHLS
- the LOC103850463 gene encoding E3 ubiquitin-protein ligase UPL4 isoform X2; translated protein: MENRGQKRMEVVGEPPADKRACNSQDFTSGASSAQAQQANGNTDADMDTSSSASPSSRSDGEQDREEEEEEESDYGSCDSDDEDPRRRVLQRYQRGRSTGDQLKLKSLASRLSEENDPSLQLTGLTELCEVLSFCTEDSLSIVMADLLSRVLVKLAKHESNADIMLLAIRAVTYLSDVYPRSVAFLVKHETIPALCQRLLTIEYLDVAEQCLQALEKISRDQPVACLNAGAIMAVLSYIDFFSTSIQRVAVSTVVNICRKLPPEPPSPVMDAVPVLCNLLQYEDRQLVESVAICLTKIADQVSQSPAMLDQLCSHGLIHQSTHLLNLNSRTTLSQPVYNGVIGLLRKLSSGSTLAFRTLYELNIGYRLKEIISTYDISHSVSSTQPIHPCSNQVHEVLKLVIELLPASPVGDNQLALEKESFLVDQPNLLQQFGADMLPVMTQVLKSGASVYVSYGCLSAIHKLTCLSKSDDLVELLNNANISSVLAGIFSRKDHHVVVVALQIAEVLLEKYRDAFLNSFIKEGVFFAIAALLTSDRGQQINPVSGFIQGSVPKEIVKCLCQSFEGSVSSSSQTCKVGNDSVYILATRIKESFFGPEVFDSQKGLTDVLQNLKNLSAELNDLVTVPVDAHVLHGERFFSIWNQIMARLKERESVSTFEFTESGVVKALANYLSNGLYERKLNKGDPECDSLPLVGNRFEVFTRLLWSDGEATPSALIQKLQNSLSSLENYPIVLSQFLKQRNCFAAIPNGRCISYPVLRVRFAKAEGETCLRDYSPNFVTVDPLCYLDAVSQCLWPQVNLEPLNSVEAKDQAIECQSSQLQSTSISCQGESSSHMEIDCPNASQLQEDQYHLIDSGEENSSSSKEEDVRPRLLFRLEGLELDPSLTVYQAILSHKLKSENETTNDSKLSGHHTITYERAPQLAVSHENLFPLRSMDNDEHHPFLSYLFAHRLGLRHKGTSPPEYAILFLLKSLEGMNRFLFQLICHERINAFGEGRLESLDDLTVQVRPVPYAEFVSSKLTEKLEQQLRDSFAVSPCGLPPWFNDLMASCPFLFSFEVKSKYFRLAAFGPQQVHNQPQHLGSSNVHGSLPRKKFLACREKILESAAKMMELHGTQKVAVEVAYSEEVGTGLGPTLEFYTLVSRAFQNPDLGMWRSDPSSLAGKPMVPPSGLFPRPWSATSAAFPGVLQKFVLLGTVVAKALQDGRVLDIPFSKTFYKLILGQELSSFDIHFVDPELCKTLVELQALARRRKVISESQSDVRAAKCDLSFRGTKIEDLCLDFSLPGYTDYVLSPRFANDMVNLGNLEEYVKAIVNATVCNGIKKQVEAFRSGFNKVFPIEHLKIFNEEELETLLCGERDLFNMNEVLDHIKFDHGYTSSSPPVQNLLEILHEFHKEQQRAFLQFVTGCPRLPPGGLASLSPKLTIVRKHGSDSSETDLPSVMTCANYLKLPPYSSKEKMKEKLIYAITEGQGSFHLS